A portion of the Krasilnikovia cinnamomea genome contains these proteins:
- a CDS encoding BatC protein, which produces MRLSDDDITGASGAGGEGVADGGANAGGQDGGADGGAVRGGEGPADGGANPAGNDGGADGGAGGEGPADGGANPAGTDGGADGGAR; this is translated from the coding sequence ATGCGACTCAGCGACGACGACATCACGGGCGCCAGCGGTGCGGGCGGCGAGGGCGTCGCGGACGGCGGCGCGAACGCCGGCGGCCAGGACGGTGGCGCCGACGGCGGCGCGGTCCGCGGCGGCGAGGGGCCGGCCGACGGCGGCGCCAACCCGGCGGGCAACGACGGCGGTGCGGACGGCGGCGCGGGCGGCGAGGGACCGGCCGATGGCGGCGCGAACCCGGCGGGCACCGACGGCGGCGCCGATGGCGGCGCGCGCTGA
- a CDS encoding LysR family transcriptional regulator translates to MNLELRHLKVVCAIAETGSVTKAASLLGLAQPALTAQLQRIERTLGGPLFERDRRGARATALGELVLSRARVLLPAMKGLQDEAARLAGAGTDQGMSRYRIGTIGGPVIGGLVHRLSEAQPDAQISTQASYYVDELANMVVAGKLDYAQVGVCGDAMPSADYGLMWQTIAVDAVCILLPEGHPQAEGDDIDLAELAEEQWAAGTGDGCMADCFAAACARAGFTPRRVLETDVRGVVDMVEMGLAIGICQPTFRPPTGLTHRPLAGAPLRWRQVLGWHPDSPAAAVAPRLIGMAVEAYQEAVARNPRYVKWLVNYPALGNHQLAAA, encoded by the coding sequence ATGAACCTGGAGCTGCGGCATCTCAAGGTGGTCTGCGCCATCGCCGAGACAGGCAGCGTCACGAAGGCGGCGTCGCTGCTGGGGCTCGCCCAACCGGCCCTGACCGCCCAACTGCAACGCATCGAACGGACCCTCGGCGGTCCACTGTTCGAACGCGACCGACGCGGCGCCCGCGCCACCGCCCTCGGCGAGCTGGTGCTCTCCCGGGCCCGCGTCCTGCTGCCCGCGATGAAAGGCCTGCAGGACGAGGCCGCCCGGCTCGCCGGGGCCGGCACCGACCAGGGCATGAGCCGGTACCGGATCGGCACCATCGGCGGCCCGGTCATCGGCGGTCTGGTCCACCGGCTGTCCGAGGCCCAGCCCGACGCCCAGATCTCCACCCAGGCGTCCTACTACGTCGACGAACTGGCCAACATGGTCGTCGCCGGCAAGCTGGACTACGCGCAGGTCGGCGTCTGCGGCGACGCGATGCCGTCGGCGGACTACGGCCTGATGTGGCAGACCATCGCCGTGGACGCGGTCTGCATCCTGCTGCCCGAGGGCCACCCGCAGGCCGAGGGCGACGACATCGACCTGGCCGAGCTGGCCGAGGAACAGTGGGCGGCCGGCACCGGCGACGGCTGCATGGCCGACTGCTTCGCGGCCGCCTGCGCCCGGGCCGGTTTCACCCCGCGCCGGGTGCTGGAGACCGACGTGCGCGGCGTCGTGGACATGGTGGAGATGGGCCTGGCCATCGGCATCTGCCAGCCCACGTTCCGCCCACCGACCGGGCTCACCCACCGGCCACTGGCCGGGGCACCGCTGCGCTGGCGGCAGGTGCTCGGGTGGCACCCGGACAGCCCCGCGGCCGCCGTCGCCCCACGGCTGATCGGCATGGCCGTGGAGGCGTACCAGGAGGCGGTGGCCCGCAACCCGCGCTACGTGAAGTGGCTGGTGAACTATCCCGCGCTCGGCAACCACCAACTCGCGGCGGCGTAG
- a CDS encoding cupin domain-containing protein — MNTDTGTGRTAPGGSDRPALARCVAIETAKFAAAYWGRSPLLSRAGELAGPDAFTDLLGAAAVDELLSRRGLRTPFLRVADQGTVLPAGRFTGGAGAGAEIGDQVHDDKVLRLYAGGATLVLQGLHRIWPPLIDFAGRLGAELRQPVQINAYLTPPGNQGFATHYDTHDVFVLQVEGAKRWRVHEPVLPDPLERQPWGGRADEVAATAEGAAALDTELHPGDVLYLPRGWLHSAAAVHGRSLHLTVGVRALTRYAIVEELLALATEDRRLRASLPYGLDVTDPDAVEPELTETVEALRDWLCAAEPQAVAERLRSRAWSAARPAPVAPLAQLDFAERLGAADRIAGRAGLRWRLSGDGGDRVVLQLADRTLRFPAYCAAAVRAALGGEPVRVGDLPGLDDDADRLVLGRRLLREGLAVPA, encoded by the coding sequence ATGAACACGGACACGGGTACGGGACGGACGGCGCCGGGCGGGTCGGACCGCCCGGCGCTGGCCCGCTGCGTCGCGATCGAGACGGCGAAGTTCGCGGCCGCGTACTGGGGCCGGTCGCCGCTGCTGTCGCGGGCCGGGGAACTGGCCGGCCCGGACGCCTTCACGGATCTGCTCGGCGCGGCCGCGGTGGATGAGCTGCTCAGCCGCCGCGGCCTGCGCACGCCGTTCCTGCGGGTCGCGGACCAGGGCACGGTGCTGCCCGCGGGCCGGTTCACCGGCGGGGCGGGCGCCGGCGCGGAGATCGGCGACCAGGTGCACGACGACAAGGTGCTGCGACTGTACGCGGGCGGCGCCACGCTCGTGCTCCAGGGACTGCACCGGATCTGGCCCCCGCTGATCGACTTCGCCGGTCGCCTCGGCGCGGAGCTCCGCCAGCCGGTGCAGATCAACGCGTACCTGACGCCGCCGGGAAATCAGGGTTTCGCCACCCACTACGACACCCACGACGTGTTCGTCCTGCAGGTGGAGGGCGCCAAACGGTGGCGGGTGCACGAGCCGGTGCTGCCCGACCCGCTGGAACGCCAGCCGTGGGGTGGCCGCGCCGACGAGGTGGCGGCGACCGCCGAGGGAGCGGCCGCGCTGGACACGGAGCTCCACCCCGGTGACGTCCTCTACCTGCCCCGGGGCTGGCTGCACTCCGCCGCCGCCGTGCACGGCCGCAGCCTGCACCTGACCGTGGGCGTCCGGGCGCTGACCCGGTACGCGATCGTCGAGGAGCTGCTGGCGCTGGCCACGGAGGACCGCCGGCTGCGTGCCAGCCTGCCGTACGGCCTGGACGTGACGGACCCGGACGCGGTCGAGCCGGAGTTGACCGAGACCGTGGAGGCGCTGCGGGACTGGCTGTGCGCCGCCGAGCCGCAGGCCGTCGCCGAGCGGCTGCGTTCCCGGGCCTGGTCCGCGGCGCGTCCCGCCCCGGTCGCCCCGTTGGCTCAGCTCGACTTCGCGGAGCGGCTGGGCGCCGCCGACCGGATCGCCGGGCGGGCCGGGCTGCGCTGGCGGCTGTCCGGCGACGGCGGCGACCGGGTCGTGCTCCAGCTCGCCGACCGCACCCTGCGGTTCCCGGCGTACTGCGCGGCCGCCGTCCGGGCCGCACTCGGCGGCGAGCCCGTACGGGTCGGGGACCTGCCCGGCCTCGACGACGACGCGGACCGGCTGGTGCTGGGCCGCCGCCTGCTGCGGGAGGGCCTGGCCGTACCGGCCTAG
- a CDS encoding FtsK/SpoIIIE domain-containing protein, producing the protein MPESATQQVLDVRAGLAHALGAAQSALDTARDRHLAAVERRNRVAAAAEAQKVRLAVERDTRLRDIDHQHHDDLAALAGAAADAGRRGAPGAAGAPWSSWAPTPGVGAAEVRVGRLLLPYEGEVPALVPLLDRGHVVVRGDAAASDEVVAGLLLRALGTTAPGTVRLTGYDPEQLGGGLAGFAGLATAGVLTFAGPGALGALLDELVDHVRRINETVLAGEHPSLGALADATGRRPEPWRVAVLLGGGHGDELSRKERGHLDRLLRTGAACGVHLVLRGVAVPQPPAGVEVIDAARDGTARLSGCGDLPVRLDEGPPPALVTATSRRIAEQVAAGPRPVALDTLLPDEEWREHSATGLSAPLGDGPHGTPVTVTLSDYPPHALIAGPSGTGKTNLIYAWIGALAARYSPAELAFYLLDFKEGVSFARFAPGRRDPSWLPHVRLVGVNVNTDREFGLALLRFLGAELRRRADAAKRHEVTNLAELRAEDPDGHWPRIVAVVDEFQVLLAGRDALAAEAVDLLEDLARRGRSQGIHLILASQDVSGIEALWGRPALVAQFSLRIALPRARRVLAETNPAADALPRFHAVVNADSGALEANRVVRVPAAGDREQWSALQHRLWRRRPPELSAPRLFDGDVVPRLADSPDFARLAPAPTVPAPVVLLGETIDVAARSARTVLRRAPGRNLAVLGTRVDEACAVLGTAARALAAQYPPGAARFSVACLDPDATAAVDALRPHLPEDSGWYGPDSVGWLLDDAAEAADADLAAVRPHFLFLYAVDAAPGGARTAERLRRILRQGPERRIHVLGWWRGAALLRETLGGQGSRTDAIGAWVALDVHGSELAPYYPGAGAPVWYPRPWRALHFDRSVHRGAEVIIPYGAP; encoded by the coding sequence ATGCCTGAGTCCGCCACCCAGCAGGTGCTCGACGTACGGGCCGGGCTGGCGCACGCGCTCGGCGCCGCGCAGTCCGCGCTGGACACGGCCCGGGACCGCCACCTCGCGGCGGTCGAACGCCGCAACCGGGTCGCCGCCGCGGCCGAGGCGCAGAAGGTCCGGCTGGCCGTCGAACGCGACACCCGGCTGCGCGACATCGACCACCAGCACCACGACGACCTGGCCGCGCTGGCCGGGGCGGCCGCCGACGCGGGACGGCGCGGGGCGCCGGGAGCGGCGGGGGCGCCCTGGTCGAGCTGGGCCCCCACCCCGGGCGTCGGCGCGGCCGAGGTGCGGGTCGGGCGCCTGCTGCTGCCGTACGAGGGGGAGGTGCCCGCGCTGGTGCCGCTGCTCGACCGCGGTCACGTGGTGGTGCGCGGCGACGCCGCCGCCAGCGACGAGGTGGTGGCGGGCCTGCTGCTGCGCGCGCTCGGCACGACCGCGCCCGGCACGGTGCGGCTCACCGGATACGACCCGGAGCAGCTGGGCGGCGGGCTGGCCGGGTTCGCCGGGCTGGCCACCGCCGGGGTGCTCACCTTCGCCGGGCCGGGCGCGCTGGGTGCCCTGCTCGACGAGCTGGTCGACCACGTCCGGCGGATCAACGAGACCGTGCTGGCCGGGGAACACCCGTCGCTGGGCGCGCTCGCCGACGCCACCGGGCGCCGGCCCGAGCCGTGGCGGGTCGCGGTGCTGCTGGGCGGCGGGCACGGCGACGAACTGTCGCGCAAGGAACGCGGGCACCTCGACCGGCTGCTGCGTACCGGGGCGGCCTGCGGGGTGCACCTGGTGCTGCGCGGCGTCGCGGTGCCGCAGCCGCCCGCCGGGGTCGAGGTGATCGACGCCGCCCGGGATGGCACGGCCCGCCTGTCCGGCTGCGGCGACCTGCCCGTACGGCTGGACGAGGGTCCGCCCCCGGCGCTGGTCACCGCCACCAGCCGCCGGATCGCCGAACAGGTGGCGGCGGGACCACGTCCGGTGGCCCTGGACACCCTGCTGCCGGACGAGGAGTGGCGCGAGCACTCGGCGACCGGGCTGAGCGCCCCCCTCGGCGACGGTCCACACGGGACGCCGGTCACCGTGACGCTGAGCGACTACCCGCCGCACGCGCTGATCGCGGGGCCGTCCGGCACCGGCAAGACCAACCTGATCTACGCCTGGATCGGCGCGCTCGCGGCCCGCTACTCCCCCGCCGAACTCGCCTTCTACCTGCTGGACTTCAAGGAGGGGGTGTCCTTCGCCCGGTTCGCGCCCGGCCGCCGCGACCCGAGCTGGCTGCCCCACGTACGCCTGGTCGGGGTCAACGTCAACACCGACCGCGAGTTCGGGCTGGCGCTGCTGCGTTTCCTCGGCGCGGAGCTGCGCCGCCGCGCGGACGCCGCCAAACGGCACGAGGTCACCAACCTGGCGGAGCTGCGCGCCGAGGACCCGGACGGGCACTGGCCGCGGATCGTGGCCGTGGTCGACGAGTTCCAGGTGCTGCTGGCCGGGCGCGACGCGCTGGCCGCCGAGGCCGTGGACCTGCTGGAGGACCTGGCGCGGCGGGGTCGTTCGCAGGGCATCCACCTGATCCTGGCCAGCCAGGACGTCTCCGGCATCGAGGCACTGTGGGGACGGCCCGCGCTGGTCGCGCAGTTCTCGCTGCGCATCGCGCTGCCCCGGGCCCGCCGCGTCCTGGCCGAGACCAACCCGGCCGCCGACGCGCTGCCCCGCTTCCACGCCGTGGTCAACGCGGACTCCGGCGCCCTCGAGGCGAACCGGGTGGTGCGGGTGCCCGCCGCCGGCGACCGGGAACAGTGGAGCGCGCTGCAGCACCGGCTGTGGCGCCGTCGGCCGCCCGAGCTCAGCGCGCCACGGCTGTTCGACGGCGACGTGGTGCCCCGGCTCGCGGACAGCCCCGACTTCGCCCGCCTCGCCCCGGCGCCCACCGTGCCCGCCCCCGTGGTGCTGCTCGGCGAGACGATCGACGTCGCCGCCCGCTCCGCGCGTACGGTGCTGCGCCGGGCGCCCGGCCGCAACCTCGCCGTGCTCGGCACCCGGGTGGACGAGGCCTGCGCGGTGCTGGGCACCGCGGCCCGGGCCCTGGCCGCGCAGTATCCGCCCGGCGCGGCCCGCTTCTCCGTGGCCTGCCTGGACCCGGACGCCACCGCCGCGGTCGACGCGCTGCGCCCCCACCTGCCCGAGGACTCCGGCTGGTACGGCCCGGACAGCGTGGGCTGGCTGCTCGACGACGCCGCCGAGGCCGCCGACGCGGACCTCGCCGCCGTCCGCCCCCACTTCCTGTTCCTGTACGCGGTGGACGCGGCGCCCGGCGGGGCCCGCACGGCGGAGCGGCTGCGGCGGATCCTGCGCCAGGGCCCCGAACGGCGCATCCACGTCCTCGGCTGGTGGCGCGGCGCGGCACTGCTGCGCGAGACCCTCGGCGGGCAGGGCTCGCGCACCGACGCCATCGGCGCCTGGGTGGCCCTCGACGTGCACGGCAGCGAACTGGCGCCGTACTACCCGGGCGCGGGCGCGCCGGTGTGGTATCCGCGACCGTGGCGGGCACTGCACTTCGACCGCTCGGTGCACCGCGGCGCCGAGGTGATCATTCCGTACGGTGCGCCGTGA